The following nucleotide sequence is from Apium graveolens cultivar Ventura chromosome 4, ASM990537v1, whole genome shotgun sequence.
aaatgactaagaaaattgacaagaaaacttttttccaacctacctttgacaaagttgcttatattgagaagacccaagagaagcaacagtctcagattgatgaaattttgaaaaatcaagcttctcagcaatctcaactcgatgagatccaatcctcagtggaattgcttgtctctcttcttttacatgctgatgccaaaaagggggggaaagtacttaagtccaaatacaaaactgttaagacactgaaggggaaggatgatgaaaaagatgaccagggaaactctggaatgggtggaggtcatagtcaaggtagaggtctctcatcaagaagagctgaagctacaagtcatagaacaagttctgatactggaaaaagaattacttctgatactagtaaaatgataagttctgatgaacttttggatcttgatgaagaaatttcaagacagtttttttctgaaagaaaatccaggaatggactttgagagtctattggaagaagaagctagacttaagtcagaaaaattTAACTCTAAATCTGAAGTTTCTGTTgctaaaaagaaacttccaaaggccaaaggcattgtgataaaagaaaggacaaatattgaggcaaccaaggccaaatcacaattacagatagatccaaggtccaagggcaaagaaaaagttggtgaacctataaaggtttatgtgcctcctgtggatgaagaaatttatgttgaagatgttgatcttactctgacttcaagaaagatttctaagacaacctctgacatggctcaagttgttcagagtcaagatttagttagttctgatattacaaagaagcaagtaacctctgacatagctcaagttgacttgatatcagaagataaatcaaaggaaacctctgacattgctcatgttaaatcctcaaagttactcctaccaggattcaccaaagccaaacagactcaacctttgaagactacagcaagtggttttgaagcaagagtggttactggaaaggaagcaagagataaatctggattgggtagtgctgatgaaagaagagtacagaacacaaccaatgatccaacttccttaagtgaaccaggtgttggagcaactcctgaaagattgaatcaactagaatctgtacagatggtttatcatacctacttgaaagaacacatcttgttatacttcatgacagatggtagggtttaccatataagggaaaatgctattccactgaagtattttgaagaactggaacatgttttatttttatttcaagtgaatgacaaaataacagaaagtgctgcaaactatttgaagactcaaattcagagacaaaaaaggctttattctgtaaagtctgacaacacatatcttccaaagtacatagatcacaagggtgatattgttgagatgaagcctaactctgctaagattataactacctttctgggttataaggctgtagaattcaatcttgattctgacaaggcatatttgatcagactggatcaggacataaggaaagctagaataaatgatctcaggactgctatcttccaaactggtgaagattctgcagagcttaaagatgctaaaaggaggatgattgatgaactcagatatgttgagagatgtttgttaaagaactatctcagaacaactcctgacatcagagagatcagaaagtgaagccaagtcaagatctacagctactcaaattctgatatgaatacagactaaagttgttatcagaagttaaagttggtaaagctttaaggactgtaaattgtagttatctagtcaaattctcatgtatttgtacttaatgtttttgacatcatcaaatatttgttaaacttgtatattatgctaatttacaagttgggggagattgttagatatatttgataatgtcatgactgatatgatttatgtttagttttcagatcttacttaaacaggacaaatcagtacttaactgaaatcagcacttatactgaagtcagaacttaagtcatcagtacttaaggttcaggagatatttatcagaagataatatcaggacttaaaggaaacgttcagataaggaaggcggctgattgaagaaagagaagatcgagacaaatgtaagaagaaatatgcatgaagaaggaattctatgaagaatagaatacttggaagaaaagatatctgattgatatattttaggaagcagaattatattccatatcaattagcgattatcttgtaactgtgtagtatataaacacagacatagggtttacactataagtgttatcattatcgagaatattatttattgtaaccctagcagctctcgtgatatttgttcatcactgagagaggacagtttcatattgtaacagaatttatcgctttgaataaagtctgttttatgttacttgtgttattaaaattcgatttgattgtgctatacactgtattcaaccccctcctccagtgtgtgtgacctaacattaaaCAAAAGAATTTAACATCGCCAAATAAAAGAAACCGATGTCTAACTCAGTATTTTACATCGGTTGATAAAAGTACCCGATGTCTGATGGAGCATTTCACATCGGTTAGACAAcataaccgatgtctgatctagactttcacatcggtttgtttgaaagatttttaaaaaaatgtctttagagcttgtaggtttcatgttttaatggataattaCCCCATTATATACTCATATTTacctagaaatactgtaatataagctgaaatttgttgcaaagacatcatctttattcttaaaaccgatgtatagcactgtaatagacatcggctgtgaaccgatgtcaaaggctgatgacatttaacatcatacgcgaagacatcggttcagttttttttaacatcggttctgaaccgatgtctgatcccatatttctagtagtgacaTCTTCTCAATATTAGGACCACGTACTCTACATTTCTTATCTGCAAAAAATGCAACAATGGAATAAAACTGTTCTCACATCAAAACAAACATTAAATCTTACAATTTGGAGAATTAAGTTAATAGGTAACGCACACATGGTACTGTTAATATCTGAAGGCGTAGAAGATGGTTTTGTGTTCTTCGCCGCTACACTGTTATTTTCTACACCTGTCATTCCCGAAATAGATGATTGTTGAACAAAAAAAAACGTACAGAGTTATTAATATACATTTCTAGTAATGGAAGAAACTGATTAGGGGAAATAATGAAATAGGAAATCATAACAACTTATTGAAAACAGATTTATTAAAAGGCAACATACACATGAGGTGTATAAAAATCTTCTCAATATTGCGACCACGTATTCTACGTTTCACGGATGCAACCAATAACACGATGTAATGTTAAACATATAGCAAATGCAACAGAATATACAAATTTCGTAATTTCAGTATCAAGTTATAATAAAACGTACACGACGCATTGGTAATATCTGACAATGTAGCAGCTCCTTCCATGTTCTTAGCTATTGGAGTGTTATTTTCTTCAAGTGTAATACCCGAAATAGGTGAAATTGATACACTGCAAGGAGTGTTATTTGATCCACCAACATGTTTCAATCCTACACTTCTGCTCATATGTTTCAAATCTAGCAATCAACAAATATCACAAACAATAAAATTATACATAACATCATTCATCTGCAAGGAACATTGGTACAGAAAGTGAACATCTGCACGGAATATTTGTAAAGAAACTACACATACTTGTGAAGGAAGATCTGTTGCTTCTATTAGACGATACATCAACAACAAAGTTAGAAGGTTTGTGGGGGGAGGGGGATCACGTAAAACATTTGTCTTCTTTGATTATGGCTGTAAAGGAGACATAATTCCTACTACAAAATGCATATGTTACACatgattttcaaaattaatttatgTAACAGATAAGATATTTATGATATGGAAAACTTATCAGACAATATTATAGAACCTGATGTCTGTATATTTGAAACTGTAACACTGGGACTGAGATTTTCTTGGCCAACACAAATATTTCTACGCTTCACAACTAAGTTTATGAAACGAATATAAAAACATGATTTAGATTCAAATCTACATACGATAAGAAAGACAAAGAAAGATACAATACACGTCGAGTTAGGAACATTCAAACTTGGGATGGGATGCAACACAGAATATTGATTTGCGTCCTGATTTGATGAATCTCGGCTACGAATCAAACGTTTCAAACCTATGGATAAAGACACAAACCAACCAAATTAGATAACAGTTAATGTGCATAATGATTAGCAGGACTTTATAATGAAAACAAACCTATAAGTGAAGTCTTTGCAAAGGTTGTTTGAGAGCGTGAATCCATGATTAATAGCAGATCACCAGAGTATGGAACGAATGAGAAGATCAGAGGAGGCTGGAGTTATGCAGCAGTCTGAGAGAAAcaattcaaaaaaaattcaaacgTACTATTCATTTGTTACAATCAAGGACTGGGTTATGTGTATATTATGTTAGTTTCTAAAATGGGTTATAATGAATTTAAATGTGAAAGATCCATTAACATGTGTATAATATAAAGTTTtatatgtaaaaaaataaaaTGGATCATGGGTcatgggtcatgggtaaatttatGGGTAAATCTTATATGGGCAATAATAGTTTTTAAGATTATATAGATTAGATATAAATGCGTGATTCGTTAAAATTAGTAAAATATAAAATCAATTATCGGAGATTGTGAAATGAATGAATCAATCGAGTAAATTTCCGAGAAAATAAAGATTAATTTAattgaaaattttattcaattattaGAGATTAGGATTTAGAGGCATATGATAATTATTGAATATTAACTATTATATTGAATTTCAATTTTgcttaaaaaattaattttattaattttcactTTTAATCAAACTGACCGATTTGACCCGAAGTAATCAAATTTTgcttaaaaaaattatttttattaattttcacCCTTTAATCAAACTGACCAATTTGACCTGAAATAATTGATTTTTGactaattttttgaaaaatatatttttatctGATGTGTGATCAATCGATCAGACTTGTCCGAACTATCATTAATTGATTAAGCGGGCAATTCTAGGTATAATATAAATAAGAAAGTGACGTAAAGGGTGGATAGATCTACCGGCGGGGTTTAGTTGAATGGCAGCTTCAGTTGTTGCCATGTCAAGTAAAGCCCTTGTGCGCTCTTGTATTTTACCTCAAAATATCATCCTCTTCAATTCAAAACTAAGTTCAACTGCCACCCTTTTCCGCGTGAATACTCTCTCATGTTTCTGTTGCACTTCTCTTAACCCTAAAGACCTTTCTCTCCAAGAACAAGACCCCTCTTCTAAAAAGGTGAACTTTTCATTAACCCTCCTTTTCTTAATTGTTTTCTGTAATGGTTACAGTATAAAATGTTGATTTTGTGATATGGGTTGTTGATTTTTTAGGGAATTTTGAAGCCTGGTTTGTATCTTGTTGGAACCCCTATTGGCAATCTTGAAGATATTACTCTTCGGTTAGTGCTAATTACTGCCTTTTAATTTAAATGTCCTACTTTGGTGTCGGTTTCGAGTTTCGGTTTGTGCTTGTAATTGTGTTTTCTTCATGCTTTTTGCAATGTGATTGAAGTTAATAACCTTTGAGGAATAAAAATATATTGAATTAGTATTAATAACTGGATTAGTCGGTCCATGTCCTGTTAATTTTGCATCTGGTCTATGAGCATGTCGATTATTGAGGCAACTTAAGGATAGTGTCTGGTATTGCTTTAATACGGGTATTGCGATTTGAACAAGTTCTATGGATTATGCTAATTTTATGGTTGTATGTTTGCTAGTGCTCTGAGGGTTTTAAAATCAGCTGATGTCATACTTTCTGAAGATACAAGGCATTCAGGGAAGCTGCTTCACCATTACGACATCAAAACCCCTCTTGTACGTCATATTTTGCTTCCTTGTGGAAATTGTTGCAGTAGACTTTTTTTTTCTTTAACTATTTGTGTATCTAATTGTAAGCTTTAGAATTTCAGCTGAGTTATCACAAATTCAATGAGTTTCAAAGGGAACAAGCTGTGTTGAAGCGGTTGCAAGAAGGTGAAATTGTCGCTTTGATCAGTGATGCTGGAACACCCGGCATAAGTGATCCTGGAATGGATTTGGTAGGAAGTTTATCTTTACCGGACCaatgattctttttcttttttcttttttattgtCACGTAAAAGTCAATAGGGTATCTGTATGGCTGTGGCTGATACAAGAACTATGCTTTTGCTTAATATCGTTCTTTGTTTTATCTCTCTTCACAACCCAGAAAATGTTATCAATTGGTTTAGTTGCTTATATATAGGTAGGTTCACATACTCTCTTTTAGGATCAATCACTAGCTTAATATAAATCTCATGTGTAGGCTGTAGCTGATAGGTTTTCTTTAATGAACTCATAG
It contains:
- the LOC141721214 gene encoding uncharacterized protein LOC141721214 isoform X2, which codes for MAASVVAMSSKALVRSCILPQNIILFNSKLSSTATLFRVNTLSCFCCTSLNPKDLSLQEQDPSSKKGILKPGLYLVGTPIGNLEDITLRALRVLKSADVILSEDTRHSGKLLHHYDIKTPLLSYHKFNEFQREQAVLKRLQEGEIVALISDAGTPGISDPGMDLAKLCTEKNILVTPIPGPSALVAAVSASGLPTNEFTFVGFLPKHAGTRKERLSVSANEATTQIFFVPPHKLFQFLEETSSVFGDSRKCVMARELTKIHEEVMQK